In Sphingobacterium zeae, one genomic interval encodes:
- a CDS encoding Crp/Fnr family transcriptional regulator, translating into MKGPSPENIKAVFDTYYSVDIKFWVEFAKVVERRSFAKNEIVKGYDKTEKFINILVSGSVGHFVPYQHKDICINLYYENQLFSDYLSFISQRPTVIKTECLEDTELWSVSHQNLQELYAKSDRSLLIGKAISDIMFTAKQSEQINLLTLSPTERYQKLIKERPYIFQRTPLKIIASYLGIAPESLSRIRKKIS; encoded by the coding sequence ATGAAGGGTCCATCTCCTGAAAACATCAAAGCGGTATTTGATACTTATTATTCCGTCGACATTAAATTTTGGGTTGAATTTGCAAAAGTGGTGGAACGTCGGAGTTTTGCAAAAAATGAAATCGTGAAGGGATACGATAAGACCGAAAAGTTTATCAACATCCTCGTTTCAGGTTCGGTAGGACATTTTGTGCCTTATCAGCATAAAGACATCTGTATTAATCTATATTATGAAAACCAGCTATTCAGCGATTACCTTTCTTTTATATCACAGAGACCTACTGTCATCAAAACGGAATGCCTCGAAGATACAGAACTTTGGTCGGTAAGCCATCAGAATTTACAGGAGCTTTACGCAAAGTCCGATCGATCACTTCTTATCGGTAAAGCGATTTCGGATATCATGTTTACAGCTAAGCAATCTGAGCAGATTAATTTGCTGACTTTGTCGCCCACCGAACGATACCAGAAATTGATAAAAGAACGACCCTATATCTTTCAGCGTACACCGCTTAAAATTATCGCCTCCTATCTGGGGATAGCACCGGAGAGCCTGAGCAGAATAAGAAAAAAGATTTCTTAA
- a CDS encoding TonB-dependent receptor: MENNEPALIRQRSILFFALLTLSASPTTFAATTTNTKPLTERYFQDGDIRGIITEKSTGKALKGATVQIRELGLYAKTDENGRFTFDRTPSGQYTLVVSYLGMLTVEQTVTASKEPIVIALAENSIALADVVVVGQENRKEGATSTIINRKAIEHMQATNLGEVLQLLPGGMTTNPSFTNVNKTGIRNVGNSNQTNRSSDYMSSLGTSLIINGAPTSNNANLQSLGSAAILNGTSGSSGSIGSFSTSQGLGADMRQYTADNVESVEVIRGIAGVEYGDMTSGAIIVQTKAGKEDLQIKGRINPKLTQFWAGQGFDLGKNKGTLFIDLDYTRANDKQTSAYAAYNRITGSAQYSKTFGQEKPLYTNTYFSFGSNLDNVKIDPDANAVPQLNKSQEYSYRFSTNGKWKVNKALARQLNYTVSLNYSLQKSYMENAGTAGISAVGSSYTDGTFEAPYLPASYINKAWVEGKPVNLFAKISDEFYAKTGLFTHRVLVGTDYRMDANSGNGKTFDPNFPYRTNNLNGYRARAYKDIPALNLLGAYAEDRMTARFGKRELAIQAGVRMDQLQPFSGDGKTAVSPRINVSYDLLPAFTLRGGYGIATKSPTLNMLYPENAYFDVFSLNYYKQDPNEALALLTTRVYETGNDKLKLAKSYKKELGIDWKVGKGQRLSITAYHDKIDNAYDYMTTLNSLQYALIPTYTVQQEVAGGKPILSDIVTNTPYVFTYATPTNGRQIINKGAEFDFDMGRFDAIRTSFQLTGAYQSTKSTTTIPYILAQEVPNKTMTRVGVFAPRGTDSERLMTTLRAIHHIPELRFILTLTAQTIWIDKERNVDYSSLPIGYIPVGSDKPMDIVYFSEAERQQITSADRDIYLSLSDATFRTESWKPVWLFNMKLTKEFAQNMGFSFYANNFINNRPLVRSTRNPEQFTKRNIDIFFGTELSIKF; encoded by the coding sequence ATGGAAAATAACGAACCAGCGTTGATACGGCAAAGATCTATCCTATTCTTTGCCCTACTGACCTTATCAGCATCGCCAACTACGTTCGCCGCTACAACCACCAACACAAAACCGTTGACTGAACGCTATTTTCAGGACGGCGATATCCGTGGCATAATCACAGAGAAAAGCACCGGCAAGGCACTCAAAGGAGCTACCGTACAAATCAGGGAGCTGGGTCTGTACGCCAAAACCGATGAAAACGGTCGCTTTACGTTCGACCGCACTCCAAGCGGACAGTACACTCTTGTTGTCAGCTACCTTGGGATGCTGACAGTAGAGCAGACCGTGACTGCCAGCAAAGAGCCTATTGTGATAGCATTGGCCGAAAACTCCATTGCCCTGGCAGACGTTGTGGTCGTTGGTCAGGAAAACCGAAAAGAAGGTGCTACCTCGACCATCATCAACCGTAAGGCCATTGAACATATGCAGGCGACCAACCTGGGTGAAGTCCTACAGTTGCTACCCGGTGGAATGACAACGAATCCGAGTTTCACCAACGTCAATAAAACGGGCATACGGAATGTGGGCAATAGCAACCAGACCAACCGTTCTTCAGATTATATGAGCTCCCTGGGTACATCGCTTATCATTAACGGGGCACCAACATCCAACAATGCTAATTTGCAGTCTTTGGGTTCTGCGGCGATATTAAACGGTACTTCTGGATCCAGCGGTTCAATCGGCAGCTTTTCCACTTCCCAGGGTTTGGGTGCCGATATGCGACAATACACGGCCGATAATGTCGAATCCGTTGAAGTCATCCGCGGCATTGCCGGGGTCGAATATGGCGACATGACCTCGGGCGCCATTATCGTGCAGACAAAAGCTGGCAAAGAAGACCTGCAGATCAAAGGACGGATAAACCCGAAGCTTACCCAATTCTGGGCAGGTCAGGGTTTTGATCTCGGAAAAAACAAGGGAACTTTATTTATCGACCTTGACTACACCCGGGCGAATGACAAGCAGACATCGGCCTATGCCGCCTATAACCGTATAACCGGTTCAGCGCAGTACAGCAAAACCTTTGGTCAGGAAAAACCATTGTATACCAATACCTATTTCTCCTTTGGTAGCAACCTGGATAACGTCAAAATTGATCCGGATGCCAATGCTGTTCCGCAGCTCAACAAGTCGCAGGAATACAGTTACCGCTTTTCGACCAATGGAAAATGGAAGGTCAATAAGGCCCTGGCCCGACAGTTAAACTATACGGTGTCATTGAATTATTCGCTTCAGAAATCATATATGGAAAATGCTGGAACTGCTGGTATTTCAGCTGTGGGAAGCTCGTATACCGATGGTACATTTGAGGCCCCCTATCTACCTGCCAGCTATATCAATAAAGCTTGGGTAGAGGGAAAACCGGTCAATTTATTTGCCAAGATATCGGATGAGTTTTATGCCAAAACAGGCCTTTTTACACACCGCGTCCTTGTCGGTACAGATTACCGAATGGATGCCAACAGTGGAAACGGAAAGACCTTTGACCCCAACTTCCCCTACCGCACCAATAACCTGAACGGATACCGTGCGCGGGCCTACAAAGATATACCCGCACTGAATCTGCTCGGTGCCTATGCAGAGGACCGTATGACGGCCCGATTTGGAAAACGCGAACTGGCTATACAGGCCGGTGTGCGTATGGATCAGCTACAGCCTTTCAGTGGCGACGGTAAAACCGCTGTGTCGCCACGGATCAATGTGAGCTACGACCTCCTGCCTGCCTTTACCCTACGCGGAGGCTATGGCATCGCCACCAAGTCTCCTACCTTGAACATGCTGTATCCTGAAAATGCGTATTTCGATGTTTTCAGTTTAAACTATTACAAGCAGGATCCCAACGAGGCACTAGCGCTCCTGACCACACGCGTCTATGAAACAGGCAACGATAAGCTCAAGCTGGCCAAATCCTATAAAAAAGAATTGGGTATCGACTGGAAAGTCGGCAAAGGCCAGCGTTTGAGCATTACCGCTTATCACGATAAGATCGACAATGCCTACGACTATATGACCACCTTAAACAGCTTGCAGTATGCGCTTATTCCGACGTATACCGTGCAGCAGGAAGTAGCGGGCGGAAAACCGATTTTGAGTGATATTGTGACCAATACGCCTTATGTATTTACCTATGCCACCCCTACCAACGGTAGGCAGATCATCAACAAGGGGGCTGAATTTGATTTTGATATGGGCCGCTTCGACGCTATCCGCACTTCTTTTCAGCTGACGGGGGCCTATCAGTCGACCAAATCAACGACCACCATACCTTATATCCTTGCACAGGAGGTGCCCAACAAAACGATGACACGCGTGGGTGTATTTGCGCCACGCGGAACCGACAGCGAGCGACTCATGACCACTTTAAGGGCCATACACCATATTCCCGAACTACGGTTTATCCTGACCCTGACGGCACAGACCATCTGGATCGATAAGGAGCGTAATGTCGACTACTCCAGCCTGCCGATCGGTTATATCCCTGTAGGATCCGACAAACCCATGGACATCGTCTATTTTTCAGAGGCAGAGCGCCAGCAGATAACCTCGGCCGACCGCGATATTTACCTCAGTCTCAGCGACGCAACCTTCCGCACCGAAAGTTGGAAACCAGTCTGGCTGTTCAACATGAAATTGACCAAGGAGTTTGCCCAAAATATGGGCTTCTCGTTCTATGCCAACAACTTCATCAACAACAGACCGTTGGTACGGAGTACACGCAATCCCGAACAGTTCACAAAACGAAATATTGATATCTTTTTTGGAACCGAACTGTCTATTAAATTCTAA
- a CDS encoding histidine phosphatase family protein, with protein sequence MPTHIRMSQKKNIITIQHPESVHHTNGMIGSWYDWPLTEKGIQQAENIAANLKSEFRDTKFSVYTSPLSRTAQTADIIGKQFNVVPQWATALKERYLGRAVGQSVQWLRDNIEQEEISIYDKCFSDAESRFDVWQRMLPFYETILGSTEENIIIVSHGDSLSIFNVMWLGLPAESLQTMDLYGVSGGVSLLYQTEMGKRIMRRMSDTSYYKSKAI encoded by the coding sequence ATGCCTACTCATATACGTATGTCTCAAAAGAAAAATATCATCACGATACAACATCCGGAATCCGTGCATCATACGAATGGCATGATTGGTTCTTGGTACGATTGGCCATTAACGGAAAAAGGGATCCAACAAGCGGAAAATATCGCTGCTAATTTAAAGTCGGAATTTCGGGATACGAAGTTTTCTGTGTATACCTCACCGCTCAGCAGAACAGCCCAGACCGCTGATATCATTGGAAAACAGTTTAATGTCGTTCCCCAATGGGCAACCGCGCTAAAAGAACGTTACCTTGGACGAGCGGTGGGGCAATCGGTTCAATGGCTTAGGGATAATATTGAGCAGGAAGAAATATCGATCTATGATAAATGTTTTAGTGATGCTGAATCCAGATTTGATGTATGGCAAAGAATGCTACCATTCTATGAAACGATATTAGGTAGTACCGAAGAAAATATTATCATTGTCTCGCACGGAGATAGCTTAAGTATCTTCAATGTCATGTGGCTTGGATTGCCGGCGGAAAGCCTTCAAACAATGGATCTATACGGCGTCAGTGGTGGCGTTTCTTTGCTGTACCAAACAGAAATGGGAAAGAGAATTATGAGGCGGATGAGCGATACTTCGTATTATAAAAGCAAAGCGATATGA
- a CDS encoding DUF6265 family protein, producing MLKLTKVWVSLSFLPIFIQCVGSQSEPSENFDWLVGEWQRTNEAKYKKTFEYWKKLNDSEYAGFAFTLQNLDTIHQETMQLLKSDGNWNLRVKTPDEKNFIAFSMTMMKDGLFECNNDSLPFPKKISYWRDGEKLKANVAGDSLQIPFDFSKISK from the coding sequence ATGTTAAAACTAACCAAGGTATGGGTATCATTATCGTTTCTTCCAATTTTCATACAATGCGTGGGAAGTCAAAGTGAGCCGTCCGAAAATTTCGATTGGCTCGTAGGAGAATGGCAGCGCACCAACGAAGCCAAATATAAAAAGACCTTTGAATATTGGAAGAAACTCAACGATTCTGAATATGCAGGCTTTGCATTTACATTGCAAAACCTGGATACCATTCATCAGGAAACCATGCAGTTGCTAAAATCTGACGGCAACTGGAATTTAAGGGTTAAAACGCCTGATGAGAAAAATTTTATCGCATTTTCCATGACCATGATGAAAGATGGCCTATTCGAATGCAATAATGACTCGCTTCCGTTCCCAAAAAAGATTTCTTACTGGCGGGACGGTGAGAAATTGAAAGCAAATGTGGCAGGTGATAGCCTCCAGATTCCTTTCGATTTTAGTAAGATTTCCAAATAG
- a CDS encoding DUF1501 domain-containing protein: protein MILKRRQFLKASSLASASLMLPNFLKALSSSPALENRNKVLVILQLSGGNDGLNTIIPIRNDIYFRERQTIAINNALRLTDEAGIHPALPFFKTLFDRGELAVLNNVGYPDPNKSHFRSMDIWHSASRSDEYLESGWIGRYLDQVCYDCDYPTQALEVNDMLSLALKGRRQKAFAFKDPKKLYQTSRESYFKKLYQEHQHQHEDETVAYLYQTLGDTLSNADYIFEQSKARKTAATYPDSELGKDLKTVSSLIKSDINTQVYYLQIGSFDTHINQNQRQESLFRTINDALKAFVEDLKQDGLFRHVMLMTFSEFGRRVAQNASNGTDHGTANQLFLLSGGLKKQGLLNDLPDLTQLNEGDLQYAEDFRKVYATLLKSWLDADSDKILGWKNGIYDFI from the coding sequence ATGATCCTTAAACGAAGGCAATTTCTCAAAGCGAGTTCACTCGCGTCGGCATCGCTAATGTTGCCTAATTTCTTAAAAGCCCTATCTTCGTCCCCTGCGCTGGAAAATCGGAATAAGGTATTGGTGATATTACAGCTCAGCGGAGGAAACGACGGGCTTAATACGATCATTCCGATCCGTAATGATATTTACTTTCGCGAGCGGCAGACGATTGCCATCAATAATGCGCTGCGGCTCACGGATGAAGCGGGTATTCATCCGGCGTTGCCATTTTTTAAAACGCTTTTTGATCGTGGGGAGCTGGCTGTGCTTAATAATGTTGGTTATCCCGATCCAAACAAATCGCATTTTCGTAGCATGGATATCTGGCATAGTGCGAGCCGAAGTGATGAATACTTGGAGAGCGGCTGGATAGGGCGCTATCTTGATCAGGTCTGTTACGACTGCGACTATCCTACGCAAGCTTTGGAGGTGAATGATATGCTTAGCCTCGCGCTCAAAGGAAGGCGACAAAAAGCATTCGCATTTAAAGATCCCAAAAAGCTGTATCAGACCAGTCGTGAATCGTATTTTAAAAAGCTGTATCAGGAACATCAGCATCAGCATGAAGACGAAACAGTTGCTTATCTGTACCAGACACTAGGGGATACCCTCAGCAATGCCGATTATATCTTTGAACAGAGCAAAGCCAGAAAGACTGCAGCGACGTATCCCGACTCGGAGCTTGGGAAGGATCTGAAGACGGTCTCTTCGCTGATTAAATCGGATATCAATACGCAGGTTTATTATTTACAGATCGGTAGTTTTGATACGCATATCAACCAAAATCAACGGCAGGAGAGCCTATTTCGCACGATCAATGATGCTTTAAAAGCTTTTGTAGAGGATTTAAAGCAAGATGGCCTTTTTCGGCATGTCATGCTCATGACCTTTTCTGAATTTGGTCGGCGGGTGGCACAGAACGCGAGCAATGGTACCGATCACGGTACAGCCAATCAGCTTTTCCTGCTCTCGGGCGGATTAAAAAAGCAAGGATTACTGAATGATTTGCCAGATCTGACCCAACTCAATGAGGGTGATCTCCAGTATGCCGAAGATTTTAGAAAGGTGTATGCTACTTTACTTAAAAGCTGGCTTGATGCGGATTCTGACAAAATATTAGGTTGGAAAAATGGGATTTATGATTTTATATGA
- a CDS encoding DUF1800 domain-containing protein — MMISDFIKNKHLANRAGFGMSLQQITDFEQQSPKAIWKLYAQPHPLHAISFSSEQGAVDYTALSHLNASDKKLVQQLNRKRNIDINLNFLEAMVHGEDQLREKMAFFWHGHFASRVINANFSAHILNEIREHALGNFRDLLFAVSKAPAMLSFLNNQQNKKGHPNENFAREVMELFTMGRDNYTELDVREAARAFTGWSYDKDGQFLVRKKFHDTGSKTFLGKTGNFDGNDILDSILEQPVTAQFITRKLYRFLVNEQVDEEIVSLLSRDFYHSGYDIRQLVNSIFTADWFYDVKHIGNKVKSPIELMAGIMRILPMEIAYPENLIIYQKLLGQMLLYPPNVSGWPLGKAWIDSSTLLLRMQLPQIWTGLRPLELDVHNDDDLDMGLKQSRALAKAYKNPKISIDWSTVEVTFGGRDPFRILLQRQLSFEKALRDEYDSENIRLAIIEAMSTPEYQLC; from the coding sequence ATGATGATTTCTGATTTTATAAAAAATAAGCATCTGGCCAATCGAGCGGGGTTTGGAATGAGCCTTCAGCAGATTACGGATTTTGAACAGCAATCTCCTAAAGCAATATGGAAGCTATATGCGCAGCCGCATCCATTACACGCGATCAGTTTCAGTTCGGAACAGGGCGCAGTTGACTATACGGCTCTATCTCATTTGAATGCTTCAGATAAAAAGTTGGTACAGCAACTCAACCGGAAGCGTAATATTGACATCAATCTTAATTTTCTGGAAGCAATGGTGCATGGTGAGGATCAGCTCAGGGAGAAAATGGCTTTTTTTTGGCATGGTCACTTTGCGAGCAGGGTCATCAATGCCAATTTTAGTGCGCACATCCTCAATGAAATCAGAGAGCATGCCCTAGGAAATTTTCGGGACCTGCTATTTGCCGTTTCTAAAGCCCCAGCTATGCTCAGCTTCCTCAACAACCAGCAAAATAAAAAGGGGCATCCGAACGAAAACTTCGCGCGGGAAGTGATGGAGCTCTTCACAATGGGACGAGATAATTATACTGAATTGGATGTTAGGGAGGCCGCGCGCGCCTTTACAGGTTGGTCTTACGATAAGGATGGTCAGTTCTTGGTACGCAAAAAGTTTCATGACACCGGCAGTAAAACATTTTTGGGGAAAACGGGAAATTTTGATGGAAATGATATTTTGGATAGTATATTGGAGCAGCCAGTTACAGCCCAGTTTATTACGCGAAAGCTATACCGTTTTTTGGTTAACGAACAGGTGGATGAGGAAATTGTCTCTTTACTGAGCCGTGATTTCTATCATTCAGGATATGATATCAGGCAACTGGTCAACAGCATATTTACGGCGGACTGGTTTTACGATGTTAAACATATAGGCAACAAAGTAAAGTCACCTATAGAACTTATGGCTGGTATTATGCGCATATTACCCATGGAGATCGCGTACCCGGAAAACCTTATTATTTATCAGAAATTATTGGGGCAGATGCTTTTGTATCCGCCTAACGTGTCGGGTTGGCCGTTGGGAAAAGCATGGATAGACAGCTCTACCTTGTTGCTCCGCATGCAGCTGCCGCAGATATGGACCGGATTGCGGCCGCTCGAACTTGATGTCCATAATGACGATGACCTCGACATGGGGCTGAAACAGTCGAGGGCGCTTGCAAAAGCCTATAAGAATCCAAAAATTTCCATTGACTGGTCCACTGTAGAAGTTACTTTTGGGGGGAGAGACCCTTTTCGTATTTTGTTGCAGCGGCAGCTATCCTTTGAAAAAGCATTACGGGATGAATATGACAGTGAAAACATTCGATTGGCAATTATTGAAGCCATGAGCACTCCCGAATATCAGCTTTGTTAA
- a CDS encoding ferritin-like domain-containing protein, with translation MNLLNVFDQINAVDPEFSDRISPRREAIKNLASMSKKVTLAALPFFVSELFKKAYGATAPTDVNGVLNYALTLEYLEAEYYTMGVAKSGLIPSGKPLGAITTIRDHEVAHVNFLKQVLGSKAVSKPTFDFTAGGTFGNVFSDYDTFLAVAQAFEDTGVRAYKGQAGILVGNRVVLTAALQIHSVEARHASHIRQMRRARGGAAANQKPWITGANDSGIGTVVDAVYAGEDNVKQAGVDITALSSSMGKISTNAATQSFDEPLSAEAVLNIAGLFIKA, from the coding sequence ATGAATCTTTTAAATGTTTTTGACCAAATAAATGCTGTAGATCCTGAGTTCAGTGATCGCATCAGCCCACGTCGTGAAGCTATTAAAAATCTAGCTTCCATGAGTAAAAAAGTAACCTTAGCGGCACTACCGTTTTTTGTCAGTGAACTTTTCAAAAAAGCTTACGGTGCTACCGCTCCTACAGATGTCAACGGCGTCCTCAATTATGCACTCACGCTCGAATATTTGGAAGCCGAATATTATACGATGGGGGTTGCTAAGTCTGGACTTATTCCTTCGGGTAAACCACTTGGCGCTATTACGACCATACGGGATCATGAAGTCGCCCATGTCAACTTTTTGAAACAGGTATTGGGCAGTAAGGCTGTATCGAAGCCAACATTTGATTTTACGGCTGGTGGCACTTTTGGAAATGTATTTAGCGATTATGACACATTTTTAGCTGTTGCACAGGCGTTTGAAGATACTGGTGTACGCGCTTACAAAGGCCAAGCAGGCATTTTAGTTGGCAATCGGGTTGTCCTTACTGCAGCATTGCAGATTCATTCGGTTGAAGCTAGGCATGCATCACATATCCGTCAGATGCGTCGTGCACGCGGGGGCGCTGCAGCAAATCAAAAACCTTGGATCACTGGAGCAAATGATTCTGGTATCGGTACCGTGGTCGACGCTGTATACGCTGGTGAAGATAATGTAAAGCAAGCAGGCGTTGATATTACGGCACTCAGCAGTTCCATGGGAAAGATCTCCACCAATGCCGCTACCCAATCTTTTGATGAACCATTATCTGCAGAAGCTGTACTTAACATTGCAGGTTTATTTATCAAAGCTTAA
- a CDS encoding CPBP family glutamic-type intramembrane protease: MKRKINYWAVIVYYIIAIACRYLTNKTELLHAIDNPYLTSILTGMGPALGAGIVFVTFKIKPILSLKGNYRSLLFPITLYWIFPVVLISTVSYFSKGTIPYLTVFTVLIYGLLEEIGWRGFLYQEFKTLKPIYNILLLSLLWFLWHLNFDFTPVHFSFFAILVLGSWGIGKVADATGSLVAVSAFHSLNNFFPGINAKSGAILGILLLVWVIALVVRKKMKLAASVYKAN, translated from the coding sequence ATGAAAAGAAAAATCAATTATTGGGCCGTTATTGTTTATTATATTATTGCCATCGCATGCCGCTATTTGACCAACAAAACTGAATTACTACATGCCATCGACAATCCGTATTTAACATCCATACTAACAGGAATGGGTCCTGCACTTGGAGCTGGGATTGTGTTTGTGACTTTTAAGATAAAGCCCATACTCTCACTCAAAGGAAACTATAGGAGTCTCCTTTTTCCGATTACGTTATATTGGATATTTCCGGTAGTTTTGATCAGCACGGTGTCTTATTTTTCAAAAGGTACTATTCCATATTTGACTGTTTTCACTGTGCTTATCTACGGTCTGCTGGAAGAAATTGGATGGCGGGGCTTTCTCTATCAGGAGTTTAAAACATTGAAGCCCATCTACAACATATTGCTGTTGTCATTACTATGGTTTTTATGGCATCTCAATTTTGATTTTACGCCGGTTCACTTCTCATTTTTCGCCATTTTGGTGTTGGGAAGTTGGGGAATAGGTAAAGTCGCCGATGCAACGGGGTCACTCGTTGCTGTTAGTGCATTTCATTCCCTCAATAATTTCTTTCCCGGTATAAACGCCAAAAGCGGCGCAATTTTAGGTATTCTTCTACTTGTTTGGGTGATTGCTTTGGTGGTTCGAAAAAAGATGAAACTGGCGGCATCAGTGTATAAAGCCAACTGA
- a CDS encoding HEAT repeat domain-containing protein: protein MKPTTFTSLSIALSLFAVEQLHAQAVQEPTVKSPTTFAIIVDQHTYDQAKPEIDAYRAAVEKDGLGTYIISSQWAKPDEIRTLLKSLYAKKQPLEGTVLIGDIPIPMLRDAQFLTSAFKMSQNIRWDKSSVPSDRYYDDFDLQFDFIKQDTAKSRSNYFYYSLSAASPQYIQMDIYSARIKPPLENGEDPIAKIKAYLKKVVQQKAQANPLNDMIASTGHGYNSNSVNATIGDALALRSQMPALFLPGNSVKFINFRSDNFIKFNILNELKREGLDFAYMTGHGTATLQLLNGYPLASNPQPSMENVARYLRSKLRSTKEDGRDVESVKKSFMESLGVNEKWMLDAFDPKSIVADSLFNDDMDMQIHDIKDARIKAPLVYLNSCLTGSFQLPNYLAGYYPFSDNDNIAAVANSVGVLQDLWPGELMGLLQHGVRVGNWVKHMAYLETHILGDPTYHFTGKADQRLKINTAIGLHDQNAGYWRKLLKEDDADLQALALVYLSRILTEKEVSPLLKQYYFQSAFETVRTQAFIQLRQLENPDYFAVLHAAKSDSYELIRRLAVYDLAEFGGNDFVKDMIQLYLSDPHSERVGYRLRTSLSFMEPALVKQEIDRQIRQDSSLSNAKLLAEKLDQIVLSGEKSTQSLTKKILDKEEKEKERLNDIRTMRLYRYHRMVPVLIETALDKSNSADIRVVALEALSWFPLSYQRRAIYDACEEVIKSDAPETVKYQGLKTKNIMDGYSRK from the coding sequence ATGAAACCTACTACGTTTACCAGCTTATCTATCGCCTTGAGTTTGTTCGCTGTGGAGCAGCTCCACGCGCAAGCCGTACAGGAGCCTACTGTAAAAAGCCCCACCACCTTTGCGATCATTGTGGATCAGCATACCTACGATCAGGCGAAACCTGAGATTGATGCTTATCGTGCCGCAGTGGAAAAAGATGGATTAGGGACTTATATTATTTCGAGTCAATGGGCCAAACCGGACGAGATCCGGACGTTATTGAAGAGCCTGTATGCAAAAAAACAACCCCTGGAGGGCACGGTACTGATCGGTGATATTCCGATACCCATGCTACGGGATGCACAGTTTTTGACTTCGGCCTTTAAGATGTCGCAAAATATCCGCTGGGATAAGTCATCGGTACCATCCGACCGGTACTACGATGATTTTGACCTTCAATTTGATTTTATCAAACAGGATACGGCCAAGTCGAGGTCCAATTATTTTTACTATAGCTTAAGTGCTGCTTCGCCGCAGTATATACAGATGGATATCTATTCGGCGCGGATCAAGCCGCCCTTGGAAAATGGAGAAGATCCTATTGCGAAAATCAAGGCATATTTAAAAAAGGTCGTTCAGCAGAAAGCACAGGCCAACCCCTTAAATGATATGATCGCTTCAACCGGTCACGGCTATAACTCCAATTCGGTCAACGCGACAATCGGCGATGCGCTGGCACTCAGATCGCAAATGCCCGCTTTGTTTCTTCCGGGAAATTCAGTCAAGTTTATCAATTTTCGCTCCGACAACTTCATTAAGTTCAATATATTGAATGAACTGAAGCGGGAGGGATTGGATTTTGCATATATGACCGGACATGGTACAGCCACGTTGCAGCTGTTAAATGGTTATCCATTGGCCTCCAATCCGCAGCCTTCCATGGAGAATGTGGCACGCTACCTCCGCTCCAAGCTACGCTCGACAAAAGAGGATGGAAGGGATGTGGAATCGGTTAAAAAATCGTTTATGGAATCCCTTGGCGTGAATGAGAAGTGGATGCTTGATGCGTTTGACCCCAAAAGTATCGTGGCCGATTCCCTGTTCAATGACGATATGGATATGCAGATCCACGATATCAAAGATGCACGTATCAAAGCCCCGTTGGTTTACCTCAATTCCTGTCTGACAGGATCCTTTCAACTCCCCAATTATTTGGCGGGCTACTATCCATTTTCGGATAATGACAATATTGCGGCGGTGGCCAATTCGGTGGGAGTACTGCAGGATCTGTGGCCGGGTGAACTTATGGGTTTGCTGCAGCATGGTGTACGCGTCGGGAATTGGGTGAAACATATGGCTTACCTCGAAACCCATATTCTGGGAGATCCAACCTATCATTTTACAGGTAAGGCCGATCAGCGGTTGAAAATCAATACGGCAATTGGTTTGCATGATCAAAATGCAGGATACTGGCGCAAGCTGCTTAAAGAAGACGATGCCGACCTGCAGGCGCTGGCTTTGGTTTATCTATCGCGTATATTAACTGAAAAAGAAGTAAGCCCGTTATTGAAACAGTATTACTTTCAATCGGCATTTGAAACCGTACGTACGCAGGCCTTTATACAGTTGCGTCAACTGGAGAATCCAGATTACTTTGCGGTATTGCATGCTGCGAAATCCGATTCGTATGAATTAATCCGTCGTTTGGCAGTATATGATCTGGCGGAGTTTGGGGGAAATGATTTTGTCAAAGATATGATCCAGCTTTATTTGAGCGATCCCCATTCCGAACGGGTTGGTTACCGCCTGCGAACCTCGCTTAGTTTTATGGAGCCAGCGCTGGTCAAGCAGGAGATCGATCGTCAGATTCGACAAGATTCCAGCCTGAGCAATGCGAAGCTTCTCGCGGAAAAACTGGATCAAATTGTTCTTTCTGGCGAAAAATCAACCCAGAGTCTGACCAAAAAGATCTTGGACAAGGAAGAAAAAGAAAAGGAGCGCCTCAATGATATCCGTACCATGCGTTTGTATCGTTATCACCGCATGGTGCCGGTACTGATTGAGACTGCCCTGGATAAAAGTAACTCGGCGGATATACGTGTCGTAGCGCTAGAGGCACTGAGTTGGTTTCCACTTTCGTATCAGCGTCGCGCCATATACGATGCTTGTGAGGAAGTGATAAAATCAGATGCTCCTGAAACGGTAAAATATCAAGGCCTGAAAACAAAGAATATTATGGATGGCTATTCCAGAAAGTAA